The Arcobacter arenosus genomic interval AATTCACCTAATACTTTTTCTAAGCTTTCCATATCTGAAACATTTACTGTTGGCGTTGCTTTACAAATTTTTCTATTTAGACCTTTTAAAACAATTCCATTTCCAAATTCAATCATCATATCTACACTTGATGCATTTGCACTAACTGATTGTTTATATTTAACAGGAGATACTAATTGTTCTGAAAGTAATTCAATAGCTTCATCTTTTGTAGAATAAGCTTCTGCAGTTACATTTGAAATAACTGGTGAAAATTCATCTTTTAAATACTCTTCTAAATATGGTTTTAAATTTTCAACTGCTGATGTTAAAAGTTCACAATGCGATGCAACACTCATATCAAGTACAATTGCTCTTTTTGCTCCTGCTTCTTTAAATGTATCAACTAAGCTTTCTAGGTCAGCTTTAATACCTGCTAAAACTAATTGTCCATCCATATTATAATTTGCTGGCCAAACTTGTTTTCCAAGTTCTTGTTGCTCTTTACAAATATCTTCAACAATTTTATCTCCAAGTCCAACTAGTGCCATCATACCTGCACCTCCACCTGAACAAGCTTCATTCATAAAAAGTCCTCTTCTATGAACTAATTCAACTGCATCTAAATAATCTAATGCTCCAACAGCAACTAATGCTGAAAATTCTCCAAGAGAATGTCCTAATACAAATTCTGGAACAACATCACATTTTTCTTTAAAAATCGCATTTGCAATTGAACTTACAAGCAAAATTGCAGGTTGTGTATATTCTGTTTGTCCTAATTTATCATTTTCTTCAAAAAGAAGTTCTTCAAAGTTTATATTTAATCTTTTGCTAGCTTTACTAATCATCTCTTTAGCGATATCGCTATTTTCAAAAAAATCTTTTCCCATTCCTACAGATTGACTTCCCTGACCTGGGAAAATAAAAGCTACTTTTTTCATCTCTTTTACCTTTTAAATTTAAAATTGAGCAGTATTATACTGAAAGTTTTTATTCATATAAATAAAAAAGCCCAAGAGTGACGAACTCTTGGGCTTTATCTTTAGTTTTAACTTACTTTTAAAACTATATATTTTCGCAAACTGCGAACTAATGGCTACAACCACATCCACCGTGTGATTGTTGTGGTTGAGGCTCAGATGAACAACATCCTCCACCTTCACCATGATCATGTCCGCCACCACCGCAGCATCCACCACCCATAGCAGCCATTCCACCAACTACACCAGTTTGGATCTCTTCTTCAGTTGCATCTCTTAAAGATAATACAGTAACTGAGAACATTAAAGTTTTACCAGCCATTGGGTGATTATAATCAATTGTTACATCAGAATCAGTAAAAGATTTAACAGTTACTTGAACTGTTTCACCTTGCTCACCAGTTCCATATAAAGTCATACCTTCAGTTAATTCAATTCCTGCAAATTGCTCTTTTGGAAGAGTTTGCATTGCTTCTTCATTGTACTCACCATAAGCTTCAGCTGGTTGAACCATAACATCAGCTTGCTCATTTTCAGCCATTTCAACTAGTTTAGACTCTAAACCAGGAATAATTTGACCTCTACCAGAAATAAACTCTAAAGGAGCTCCACCAACATTTGAGTCTAGTTGCTCACCAGAGTTTGCATCTTTTAAACTATATTCAATACCAATTACTTTTGACATCATTTTCCTTTATAAATTTTATTTTAATTTTCTTAATTTTTTTTCAGCTTCTTTTGCCTCTTTTGAATTTGGATAAATATCAATTACAGAGGTATAAAAATTAACTGCATTTCCTAAATCATTTGTTTCTTCAAAGGCAATTGCACTGTGAAGAAGTAATTCAGGCATATAATCAGCTTTGTCATACAACATTGCTGAAGTTTTAAAATACCTAATGGCATCATCATATTTTTCACGGTAATACCACATATTACCAAGATAAAAATTACTTGCCGCAGGCTTATAGTCTCTCTCAATTAATTCCTCAAACATAGGAATTGCTTTTGTAAACCAATCCTTTTTAAATAGTCTATATGCTTCATTGAACATATCTTCACTACTTAAATCGGATGATACCTTTTTTGTTTTAGGTTTTGCTGTAGATTTATTACTAGTTTTTACACCTAAAGATTTTTTTAAAGCTTCAAATTCTTCCCTAGTAATAAACTGACTCATATTTGATTTAAACTCTTTCTCTGAAATATAGCTTTTATTAATTTTGTTTATTGTGTCACTTAATTTTTTTACAGCAAGTTTCAAATTTGCAATATTTTTTGCAAACTCCTCTTGCATTAATAAAATTTGTTCAATATCTGCACGGTGTTTTTCAGTAAGTGTTGAATTCTCTTCAACTTTTTTGATAATCTCATTTATCTTTAAAACTGAAGTATTTAATTTTTGAGAATCACCTTCATAAATAGATTCTAATCCATCTATTCTTTCATTAATTGATTCTAAAGACAATTTAACATCTTTAACTTTTGAATCAACATTTTCTAAAGTTTTTCTTGTTTTAAGTAAATTTTTTTCAGTAGAGTTTAATCCATAAGGATTTTTTGAATTTAAATCTCCCGCACCAAAAGCTGAGACCTCTTCAGCCCCAGCGATGGCACCAAATAAAAAGAAAGTTAGTGCAAGTTTTTTCATAAATTACTTAACTAATTTGTGCTCAGATCTTCTGTTTTTTGACCAACACTCTTTATTTTTGTCAGTACATACAGGATTACTTTCACCAAAACTAACTACAGAAACAGCATTTGAAGCAATACCGTCCATAACTAAAGCATCTTTTACAACTTTTGCTCTTTTTAAACCTAATGCATAGTTATACTCGTCTGTTCCCCACTCATCGCAGTTACCTTCAACTTTAATTGTAGTTCCAGCTTGAACACCTGCTAATTTTGAAGCATTAGATTTTGCTACATCTTTCATTTCAGTTGTTAAGTTATATTTATCAAATCCAAAATAGATGTTTTCAATAAATACTTTTTCTCCATTAATCATATAATAATAACCGTTATCTGCTCTTTCTAACATTGCATCATTAATAACTTCATCTTGAATATTAGAGTTATCAATATTATTTAATGCTGATTCAGAGTTTTTTGGAGCTTCAGTTCCAACTTCAACCTCTTTTTGACTACATCCAGTAAATAATACTGCTGCAACTAAGAAAGTGTAAATGCTTAATTTCTTCATGGCGTTGTTTCCTTATATAAAATTTCAATTGATTTTACTAAATCTAAACTTAAGCGCGGTTTACAAGGGTTTTTGAGATTTTGTATATCTTGTAAAATTATTATACATTATCTTAAATACCCCTTTGTTTATTACCAATCTATAGACTGAATTTTTCCATTTTCAAGGGGGAATAAATATGATTTATCATGATTAAGTCTAATAATTCCAATAGAACTTCTATCCTTAACTGTTTTTAGGAAAATTATAGATTCACCATCTGGAGAAAATTTAGGAAATTGATTACTTCCACTTGCAGTTAACCTTTTTAGATAATCTGATTTTGTAGACATCAAATATAGATTAAAAGCGAAATCACCAAATTCATTCCCTTTATCTCTACTTGTATAAACTATATAATCTTTAAATGTTGTTGCAGACGAATTATTTTTTCCATGATAAACTAATCTTTCAACTCCCCTACTTCCCAGTTTTTTTGCAAAAATATTTGGGTAACTTAATCTATCAGAAACAAAAACTATTTTTGAATCGTTTTCAACAAATCTTGCTCCAACATCAATCCCTTTATAAGTAGTAAGTCTAATTTTAGATTTATTTCTTGTATCATAAAGATAAATATCTGGTTGATATTCTGGGCTTGCAGTAATTAATACCTTTTTCCCATCTTCACTTATATCAGAAGCTACTATCATCCCCTCACTTTTCATAATTACTTCTCTTTTTCTAGTATAAAGATTTGTTTTTACAAGTGTTGGGATACCTTTGTCATAAGTTGTGTAATAAAATTCTTCTTGTTTATTTTTATCTGCCCATTTAGGGAAAATATTCAGCCCACCTCGAATAACTGCTTTTTGAAAAGTTAAAGTATAATCTGCAATTATAATATCAGCTTTTCTTGCCTCTTTATATTGTGAAAATAAAACAAATTTATCCATCCACTCAATTGATGGAGCTTTAAGATGTTTATTAATAGCAATTGAGATTCGATGAGCTAAAAATGGATATCTATCTTCTAGTGATGTTGTAAAACTTCTATTAAATACTAGCTGTCTTGTATTTATATCAAATAGTTTAACCATAATAGATATACCACCAAAACCACTAACTTGAGTATTTATATTTAAAAATAAATCTGTACCTCTGTTTGAAAGAGTAAGAATATTCGGCATAGAGTTATAATCAACACTTTCATTTGATTTTAAAACATCAAAATGACCGCTTACTTCTAAATCTTTTTCAATCATTTTTTTAATCTTAGTTGTTAATGATTTCTTCATTGTATTAGGTGAAACACCAATCTCTACTTTTGGAAGATTTGTAGAGTTTTTTACAATATCAAGTTCTGCATCAGCTGCAAAAACAGAAATAGAAAATATTAAAACTGAAACAATTAATTTTTTTATCATTTATTTATCCTTCTGATTTAAAGTTTATAATAATATCAACTTTAGAGTTAATTTTGTGTGTAGGAAAGCTTTCATTTTTTTGACTTTCTAAAAACTCTTTTAATGATTGGTCAAATCTGTCATTACTAGAATATTTCATTACTCTATAATCAAATACTCCATCATTTGTAATCATTACAAGAACTTTTACTGTAAGTCCAGCTTCTAAAAGTGATGGATTCCATCTTTGCCATAAAATCTCTTTAATTTTTGAAAAATACTCATGCTCTTCACCATTTGATGTAGCAGATGTTTTTGGCATATTAGTTGTAGTTTTTGTATCATTTAAAAGTTTATTAACATTTAAATTATCAGTTTTCTTTTGTTTTTGAAACTTTGATTTAAATCTACTTGGGTCTAATGATTCTTTTACTGTACTAGTATTTTCTTTAACAACTTTTTTTGCAGTTGTTTTTACTTTTGCAAAAAGTGATTTTGCATCAACCCCTTTTTGTTCATTTGATCTTGATGTTGATTTTTTCACTACTTCTTTAGGTTCAGGTTTTTGAACACTTTTCTTTGCAACTTTTTTTTCAGTTGCCTTTGTTGAAATCAATTCTAATTCTAAAACAGTTGTTTTTGAAGAATCATATTTTTTTGGTTTTGGTGCATAAATATAAAGTAAAAAAGAAAAACAAATTGCTAAATAAACTGTAATTGATAAGAATCCAGATAGATAAAAAATACCTTTTTTTTCCATAATTACCCATCAGTTATTAATGCTACTTTGTAAAAACCAGCTTCTTTTACCGATTTTAATACAAACATAATATCATTATAAATTAAAGTTTTTTCTGCTCTTATATGAATTGGAATATTTCTATCTTGTTCCTTTGCAAATAAAACAAAGTTGTCAGGGAAACTATCAAGTTCATATTTCTTTTTATTTACAATTACCATTCTATCTTTTGTTATTAATATATTGATTTTTTTTACTGCTTGAATAGATTGTGTGGCACTTCCTTGAGGAAGATTAATAGGTTCTTCAAACTCAATAACTGGTGCTGTTACCATAAGTATAGCAAGCAATACCAACATAATATCAACTAAAGGAGTAATATTTAAATCAGGTTTTTGGTTGTAATCAAACACGATTTACCCTTTAGCTATTAAAATTTCTGATTGTGCCTTTATATAAGTATTTAACTCATAAACTTTTCTTGTAAGTATTTGATGAAAAGTATAAGCAAATATAGCTACAAAAATACCAGCTGCAGTTGCTACTAAAGCTTCACTAATTGCTGGAGCGATAACAGAAAAACCAACCTTACTTTCATTTGAAAATTTTGCAAATGACTCAAGAATACCAACTACTGTACCAAATAAACCAACAAAAGGTGCAGTTGAAGCAATAATTGACAACCATGTTATACCAACACTTGCATCTTTTATAATATTAATTTCACAAGCATTTAATATCTCTTTTGTATGAACACTATTTGAACATTTGTGTAATGCAGACATGGGAGATAAAGTAGAACTTCTAGAAGTTAAGTCATCAAGAGATTTTTTTTCATTGAAAATAGAAGATTTAATAGATAAAAATCTATAAATAAAAATCCAAAAACATAAAACGAAGTAGAATGAGAGTGTCAATAACACTAAAAGTGTTATTGCACTACCATTACCTAAATAATCTAAAGCTGTATCAATCATTCTTTTCTTACGCGAAAGAGTTGATTTTAGCTTCAACTGCTGCTAATGATACGTTTGCATCTTTAACAGAGTTAACTAAGTCTTTTGCAGCCTCAATATTTTTAGCGATTTCTGAATCTTTTCCAGCTGTTAGAGCAACTGCTCCATCAACTAAACAATCAACAGATGATTCACTAACTTTTACATGTCCCCAATTAATAGCGACAGCTTCAGTTGAGTCTGCTTTTTCTATAATAATTACGCCAACTGTTAGAGAAGAAACTAAAGAAGCGTGTCCTGGTAGAACACCGAACTCTCCCTCTTTTCCAGGAAGAGTTACACTCTTTACTTCATCACTAAAAATTTGACCATTTGGTGCAACTATCGATAATTTTAATGTATCCATAAAGCCGCCTTTAATTATTTCATTCCTTCAGCTTTTGCTAAAACCTCGTCAATTCCACCTACCATATAGAATGCCATTTCTGGAATATCATCGTATTTACCATCTAAGATACCTTTGAATCCTGCAATTGTATCTTTAAGCTCAACATATTTACCAGGAGATCCTGTAAATACTTCAGCAACGAAGAATGGTTGAGAAAGGAATCTTTCAATTTTTCTAGCTCTTGCAACAACAAGTTTATCTTCTTCAGATAACTCATCCATACCAAGAATTGCAATAATATCTTGTAAATCTTTGTATTTTTGAAGAACTGATTGAACACCTCTTGCTACATCATAGTGCTCTTGACCTAAGATATCTGCTGCAAGAATTCTTGAAGTAGAATCTAGTGGATCAACTGCAGGGTAAATACCTTTTTCTGCAATTTTTCTGTTAAGTACTGTTGTTGCATCTAAGTGTGCGAATACTGAAGCAGGAGCTGGGTCAGTTAAGTCATCCGCAGGTACATATACTGCTTGAACAGAAGTAATAGAACCTTTGTTTGTAGATGTAATTCTTTCTTGTAATTTACCCATTTCTGAAGCAAGTGTTGGTTGGTAACCAACTGCTGAAGGGATTCTTCCAAGAAGTGCAGACATCTCAGAACCAGATTGTGCAAATCTAAAGATGTTATCAACGAACATAAGTACATCAAGACCTTTTTCATCTCTAAAGTACTCAGCCATTGTAAGACCAGTTAATGCAATTCTGTTTCTTGCACCTGGAGGCTCAGACATTTGACCATAACATAATGCAACTTTGTCAAGTACGTTAGAGTCTTTCATTTCATGATAAAGGTCATTACCTTCTCTTGTTCTTTCACCAACACCAGCAAATACTGAGTAACCAGAGTGTTTAAATGCAACGTTATGGATTAACTCCATAATAATAACCGTTTTACCAACTCCAGCACCACCGAATAGTCCAACTTTACCACCTTTTGAATATGGAGCAAGTAAGTCAACTACTTTAATACCAGTTTCAAACATTTCTGTTTTTGTAGATTGCTCTTCGAAAGTAGGAGCAGCTCTGTGGATTGACCATTTTGTTGTATCTTCAGGAATTGCTTCACCTTCATCAACTGGTTCACCAATTACGTTAAAGATTCTTCCAAGTACAGCTTCACCAACTGGAACTTGAATAGGTCCACCTAGAGAAATACACTCTTGACCTCTTTGTAAACCTTCAGTCATATCCATAGCAATAGTTCTAACTCTGCTATCACCAATGTGTGCAGCAACTTCAAGTACTAATCTGTCTGCGTTTGCATCAGTTAATGTAACTTCGATTGCTTCATTAATTTCTGGTAAGTATCCGTCGAACTCTACGTCAACAACAGGACCCATTACCTGAATAATTTTACCTTTCATACGGGCAGCTCCTTTAAATTATTTTAATGCTTCAACACCACTGATAATTTCAATCAGCTCTGTTGTAATTGCAGCTTGTCTAGCTTTATTATATTCAACTGTTAATGAATCAACTCTCTCTTTTGCATTTGTTGTTGCAGCGTCCATTGCTTGCATTCTAGCACTATGCTCTGCAGCTAATGAATCAATTAAAGAGTAATACATATTAAAATCAATGTATTTAGCAGTTAATTCTTCTAACACTTCTTCATCATCATCTGGTTCAATTTCTAACATTGAAGATTCATTTTCAGAAACTTCAACATCTTCTAAACTGATTGGTAATAAATCTCTTACTCTAATCTCTTGAGTAAGCATATTTAAGAATCCATTATAAACCAGTACAACTTTATCTGTCTCACCGTTTTGGAAGTCTTTAACAACCTCACCAATAAACTCTGCAGCTCTATCATAATCTGGAGCAGAAGATAAGTCAGATACTTTTTGTGTTAATTGAACACCTTGGAATGAAAAGTAGTCAACACCTTTTCTTCCTGCTACTCTATATCTAACTTTTGTACCTTTTGCTTCATACTCAGCTGCTAATTTACTAACTGTTTTGATTGTTGCCATGTTAAAACCACCACAAAGACCTTTGTCAGCAGTTACAAAAACTAAATCAACAGTTTTTGGGTTTTCAACTGGTACAAATGCTTTACTATCATTTCCACCATCTTGAACTTTGCTAACTCTGTTTGCAATCTCAGAAAGAACTTCATTAATCTTCTTTGCATAACTTCTAGCTTGTTCAGACAATTGTCTAGTTCTAGTAAGTTTTGCAGAAGATACAAGCTTCATAGCTTTTGTAGTCTTCTGAGTGTTTTTAACACTTCCAATTTTTAATTTAATCTCTTTTAAGTTAGCCATAGACTATCCTTATTTTGCGCTGAAAACAGTTTTGAACTCTTCTAATGCAGCTTTTAATGCTGTTTCAGTATCTTCTTCAAGTTTTTTTGCTGTTTTAATTGAATCTAAAATATTTGCATATTTTTGCTCAATAAATGCATGTAATTCTTCTTCAAATCTTACAACATCTTCAACAGCTACATCTTCTAAGTAACCTTTTGTACCAGCATAGATGATAACGATTTGTTTTTCAATTACTAATGGCTTATTAACACCTTGTTTTAATACTTCAACCATTCTTTGACCAAGTTCTAACTCTTTTCTTGTACTTTCGTCAAGGTCAGATGCAAACTGTGCGAATGCTTCAAGCTCTCTAAATTGTGCAAGAGATAATTTTAATGTACCAGCAACTTGTTTAGTAGCTTTGATTTGTGCAGCACCACCAACTCTTGATACTGATAAACCTACGTTAATAGCTGGTCTAATACCAGAGTTAAATAGGTTAGTTTCAAGGAAAATTTGTCCATCTGTAATAGAAATTACGTTTGTTGGAATATATGCAGCAACGTCACCAGCTTGTGTTTCAATGATTGGTAATGCAGTCATAGAACCAGCACCTCTTTCATCTGAAAGTTTAGCAGCTCTTTCTAATAATCTTGAGTGTAGATAGAATACATCCCCTGGGAACGCCTCTCTACCTGGAGGTCTTCTTAATAATAAAGACATTTCTCTATATGCAACTGCGTGTTTTGATAAATCATCATAAACGATAAGTGCGTGTTTACCATTATCTCTAAAGTACTCACCAATTGTAACACCAGTATATGGAGCTAAGAATTGTAAAGCTGAAGATTCAGAAGCACCTGCATTAACAACAATTGTATAATCCATAGCACCTGATTCTTCTAATGTTCTAACAACAGAAGCAACAGAAGAAGCTTTTTGTCCAATTGCAACATAAATACAAATTACATCTTCACCTTTTTGGTTAAGAATTGTATCAATAGCAACTGTAGTTTTACCAGTTTGTCTATCTCCAATAATAAGCTCTCTTTGTCCTCTTCCAATTGGAACAAGTGCATCAATTGCTTTAATACCAGTTTGTAATGGCTCATGTACAGATTTTCTTGCCATGATTCCAGGAGCTTTTTCTTCAACAAATCTTGATTCTGATGATTCAATTGCACCTTTACCATCAATAGGATCACCAAGAGCATTTACAACTCTTCCAACCATACCTTCACCAACTGGAGTCTCTAATAATTTACCTAATCTCTTACAAGAAGAACCTTCTCTTAACCCTTCTCCTGATCCAAGTACAACAACACCAACTGAAGACTCTTCTAAGTTTGAAGCAAGACCTCTCTCACCATTTTCAAACTCTACAATTTCTCCAGCCATAACGTTCTTAAGACCGTATACTTGTGCAATACCATCTGCAAAAGAGATGATTTTTCCCGTTTCGTTAACATCTACATTTAATTCAAAGTTATCAATTCTTTCTTTGATGATTGAACTGATTTCATCTGCTTGAATTTTTGCACCCATTCAATTTCTCCTTTATAAGTTCTAAACTGCTTTTAAAATATGATCAATCATTTGTGACTTAAGTCTCTCTTTTGAGAATGAAATCTCAACACCAAGAGAATCTATATCTACCTTGATACCATCATAATCACAAACGTTTTGTGATAGTGATAAATTAACATTAAATTTTTTACTAAATTGTTCTTCTATTGAAGACATATATTTTGCATCTAATTCATTGTTAGTGTACACTACACCTGTATATGAGTTATTCATTATTGCTATTTTAGATTCTAAATCTTTAACAATTTCTGGGATAAGTTCAAGTCTTTTGTTAGCCCCTAGTAACTTAACAAAATTCTTTAAGTCATCTCCGCTATTTTCAATAAATGAAATAACTAATTCAACTTTTTCACTATTTCTAACTTCTGATGAAGCTATAATAGATACAAACTTCTCATCAGCAAAAGCTGAAGAAATAGCTTTTAAATCATTACAAATAGCAGTTGCAGACTCAACATCTCTACCATCTAATAATGCCTTAACATATCTTTTTGCTATTAAATCATTCATTACGCTACCTTCTTAAGAACAATATTTGCTAACTCATCTTGTGATAAAGAAACATTGTCTGAACTTAATAGCTCTTCAAGAATTTCAGAAACAATTTGTTTCTTAGCTTTAGAAGTTTCAACTTTAACTCTTTCGTCAAAGCTTTTGTTTAAGTTTGCGATTTCAGCATCAACTGCTTCAGCAACTTTTTTCTTAACAGAATCAATATCTGCTTTTGCAGTTTCTACAATTTCTGCTGCTAAAGCTTTTGATTCTTCAAGTTTTTTATTTGCATCTTCTACTTTATCTTTTGAAGCTTTTAAAGTATCTTGTACTTTATCAAGCTCTGCTTGAATTGAAGCAGTTCTATCTGCAAAGAATGCTTTGATTTTATCAGCAAGCAAGTACCATAAAATTCCAGCAAAAATTATAAAGTTAACGGTTCTTTGAACTATATCATAGTTTGTTTCCGCACCTTCACTACTAGCGAACATTGCTACAGGAGCTAGCGCTAATCCAAGTAATAATAATTTTTTCAACCCTAACCTCCTAATTAAATTGAGCTAATCTTAGCTTTTAAGCTCTCATTAAATTGAGGCATTGCAGCTACTAATGATTCTTTTAAAGCTTTTTTCTCTGCTTCTAAATCTTTTATAAAGTTTGCAGATTTAGCTTCTAGATCCTCTTTAGCACTTGCAAGCTTTGCATCAGCAACCTCTTTCGCTTCGTTGTATGCTTGTTCTCTAATTGCAGCTGCTTCTTTTTTAGCTTCAGCAATTACATGATTTGCTTCTTCTAACATCCCATCTACATCAGCAGAGTTTGATTGAGCATTTGCCAAGTCTTTTTTAATCGACTCTGCTCTATCATCCATATGCTTTAATAGAGGTGTAAATAGACAGCTGTTTAGTCTAGCAACAACTAAAAGAAAGATTACTGCCGTACCTAGCAATAATACAGGACTTATGTCTAACATTCATTCCTCCATATTTTTTACAGTTTAGTTTGACTAAAACTGCCTAAATTTTATCCAAAAGTACTATAAACTTATATTAAAATGAGTAAATTAAGAAAAGAATTTTAAAAAGTGTTACCAAAGTAATTAGAAATCTTCTCAATATCTTCTTGAGACTTGATTTCTATCTTAAAATAGTTTTTTTCAGCCTTAACTTTTAAGTTAGATTTTTTAAGATTTTCAATGGCTGATTCAAGTGGTTTAAAATCAAAGTTTTTGATTTTTGTTTTAGCCTTTTTATCAGAAGAATCATCTTTTGATGATTTTAATTTTTTAACTAAAGTTTCTGTTTCCCTAACTGACAACTTTTGTCCAATGATTGAGTCAGCAACTATTCTTTGTTGCTCATCATCTAGGCCTAGCATAACTTTTCCATGTCCTGCACTAATTTTGTTATTTGCTAACAATTGTTGTACATATGAACTTAATTGTAAAAGCCTAAGCGTGTTTGTAATTGATGTTCTAGATTTAAAAACTTTTTTAGAAAGTTCTTCATGAGTTATTGAGTGTTCATTAATTAATTGTGCATAAGAATAAGCTAATTCAATAATATTTAAATCATCTCTTTGAATATTTTCAATTAAAGCTAATTCCCTTAATTTAAACTCTTCAATATCAATAATAATTGCTTTGATTGTATCAAGATTAGCTAACTTATGTGCCTTTAATCTTCTTTCACCTGCAATTAAAATGTAACCATCTATTTTGTCTTTAATTACAGTAATAGGCTGTAGTAAACCATGAGATGAGATTGAATCAGAAAGCTCTTTTAACTTTTCTTCATCAAAAATCTTTCTTGGTTGATTAGGGTTTGGTTTGATTTCATTAATATCTAATTCAACAATCTTATTATTGTTATTAGTTTTATCATAATTATTTGAGTTGTTGTAAGCTGTTTCAACTTCACCTAAAAGTTCCCCAAGTCCTCTACCTAATGCCATAGTTTATCCTAATTTTAAAATTAACCTGCAATTGCTCTTGCTAAATTTGTATAAGCTTTTGTACCAACTGCCATTGAATCATATAACATAATTGGTTTTCCAAAACTTGGAGATTCTGCAAGTTTAATATTTCTTGGAATAACAACATATGATGATTCATCAACTTTAAATAATTTACTTTCAAAATGCTGTGCTAAATCAGCAAACACTTGTTTAGATAAATTGTTTTGAGAAGAATACATAGTTGGTAAGAAACCTCTAATTTGTAATCCTCTATTGATAGTTTGTTTTACTAATTTAATTGTATTTAATAGTTGTGCTAAACCCTCTAAAGCAAAAAACTCACATTGAATTGGAATCAATACTGAGTTTGACGCACTTAATGTATTTATAGTAATAGGTCCAAGTGCTGGAGGTGAATCAATTATAATATAATCAAAGTCTTTTCTAACTGGATCAATTTTTCTTTTTAAAACCAA includes:
- the fabD gene encoding ACP S-malonyltransferase, with product MKKVAFIFPGQGSQSVGMGKDFFENSDIAKEMISKASKRLNINFEELLFEENDKLGQTEYTQPAILLVSSIANAIFKEKCDVVPEFVLGHSLGEFSALVAVGALDYLDAVELVHRRGLFMNEACSGGGAGMMALVGLGDKIVEDICKEQQELGKQVWPANYNMDGQLVLAGIKADLESLVDTFKEAGAKRAIVLDMSVASHCELLTSAVENLKPYLEEYLKDEFSPVISNVTAEAYSTKDEAIELLSEQLVSPVKYKQSVSANASSVDMMIEFGNGIVLKGLNRKICKATPTVNVSDMESLEKVLGELND
- a CDS encoding FKBP-type peptidyl-prolyl cis-trans isomerase, with translation MMSKVIGIEYSLKDANSGEQLDSNVGGAPLEFISGRGQIIPGLESKLVEMAENEQADVMVQPAEAYGEYNEEAMQTLPKEQFAGIELTEGMTLYGTGEQGETVQVTVKSFTDSDVTIDYNHPMAGKTLMFSVTVLSLRDATEEEIQTGVVGGMAAMGGGCCGGGGHDHGEGGGCCSSEPQPQQSHGGCGCSH
- a CDS encoding tetratricopeptide repeat protein: MKKLALTFFLFGAIAGAEEVSAFGAGDLNSKNPYGLNSTEKNLLKTRKTLENVDSKVKDVKLSLESINERIDGLESIYEGDSQKLNTSVLKINEIIKKVEENSTLTEKHRADIEQILLMQEEFAKNIANLKLAVKKLSDTINKINKSYISEKEFKSNMSQFITREEFEALKKSLGVKTSNKSTAKPKTKKVSSDLSSEDMFNEAYRLFKKDWFTKAIPMFEELIERDYKPAASNFYLGNMWYYREKYDDAIRYFKTSAMLYDKADYMPELLLHSAIAFEETNDLGNAVNFYTSVIDIYPNSKEAKEAEKKLRKLK
- a CDS encoding OmpA family protein, whose amino-acid sequence is MKKLSIYTFLVAAVLFTGCSQKEVEVGTEAPKNSESALNNIDNSNIQDEVINDAMLERADNGYYYMINGEKVFIENIYFGFDKYNLTTEMKDVAKSNASKLAGVQAGTTIKVEGNCDEWGTDEYNYALGLKRAKVVKDALVMDGIASNAVSVVSFGESNPVCTDKNKECWSKNRRSEHKLVK
- the tolB gene encoding Tol-Pal system protein TolB, whose protein sequence is MIKKLIVSVLIFSISVFAADAELDIVKNSTNLPKVEIGVSPNTMKKSLTTKIKKMIEKDLEVSGHFDVLKSNESVDYNSMPNILTLSNRGTDLFLNINTQVSGFGGISIMVKLFDINTRQLVFNRSFTTSLEDRYPFLAHRISIAINKHLKAPSIEWMDKFVLFSQYKEARKADIIIADYTLTFQKAVIRGGLNIFPKWADKNKQEEFYYTTYDKGIPTLVKTNLYTRKREVIMKSEGMIVASDISEDGKKVLITASPEYQPDIYLYDTRNKSKIRLTTYKGIDVGARFVENDSKIVFVSDRLSYPNIFAKKLGSRGVERLVYHGKNNSSATTFKDYIVYTSRDKGNEFGDFAFNLYLMSTKSDYLKRLTASGSNQFPKFSPDGESIIFLKTVKDRSSIGIIRLNHDKSYLFPLENGKIQSIDW
- a CDS encoding TonB C-terminal domain-containing protein gives rise to the protein MEKKGIFYLSGFLSITVYLAICFSFLLYIYAPKPKKYDSSKTTVLELELISTKATEKKVAKKSVQKPEPKEVVKKSTSRSNEQKGVDAKSLFAKVKTTAKKVVKENTSTVKESLDPSRFKSKFQKQKKTDNLNVNKLLNDTKTTTNMPKTSATSNGEEHEYFSKIKEILWQRWNPSLLEAGLTVKVLVMITNDGVFDYRVMKYSSNDRFDQSLKEFLESQKNESFPTHKINSKVDIIINFKSEG
- a CDS encoding biopolymer transporter ExbD yields the protein MFDYNQKPDLNITPLVDIMLVLLAILMVTAPVIEFEEPINLPQGSATQSIQAVKKINILITKDRMVIVNKKKYELDSFPDNFVLFAKEQDRNIPIHIRAEKTLIYNDIMFVLKSVKEAGFYKVALITDG
- a CDS encoding MotA/TolQ/ExbB proton channel family protein, whose amino-acid sequence is MIDTALDYLGNGSAITLLVLLTLSFYFVLCFWIFIYRFLSIKSSIFNEKKSLDDLTSRSSTLSPMSALHKCSNSVHTKEILNACEINIIKDASVGITWLSIIASTAPFVGLFGTVVGILESFAKFSNESKVGFSVIAPAISEALVATAAGIFVAIFAYTFHQILTRKVYELNTYIKAQSEILIAKG
- the atpC gene encoding ATP synthase F1 subunit epsilon, yielding MDTLKLSIVAPNGQIFSDEVKSVTLPGKEGEFGVLPGHASLVSSLTVGVIIIEKADSTEAVAINWGHVKVSESSVDCLVDGAVALTAGKDSEIAKNIEAAKDLVNSVKDANVSLAAVEAKINSFA